CGAGACCTTCGCCGCCGTGGCGCGATCGCTGGGGCGCGAGTCGCTGAAGGGCACCCTCTCGCTCACCGCCGGCGCCGGTGGCATGGGCGGCGCGCAGCCGCTGGCCGTCACGCTCAACGAGGGCGCGGTGCTGATCGTCGACGTCGACGAATCCCGCCTGGCCCGCCGCATGGAGCACGGCTATCTCGACGAGTACACGACCGACCTTGATTCCGCTGTGGCCCGGGCCGTGGCGGCGAAGGACGCGGGCCAGCCGCTGTCGGTCGGCCTCGTCGGCAACGCCGCAGAGATCTTCCCCGAGCTGTTCCGGCGACAGCAGGCCGGTGAGCTGGTCGTCGACATCGTCACCGATCAGACCAGCGCCCATGATCCGCTCGCCTACCTGCCGCTCGGCATCGACGTCGCGGATTGGAAGGCCGAGGCCGAGCGGGATCCTGCGGAGTTCACCCGGCGCGCGCGTGAATCGATGGCCGCGCACGTGAACGCCATGGTGGCCTTCCAGGACGCGGGAGCCGCGGTCTTCGACTACGGCAACTCGTTGCGGGCGGAGGCGAAGCTGGGCGGCGCCGACCGTGCCTTCGAGTTCCCCGGGTTCGTGCCGGCGTACATCCGCCCGCAGTTCGAAGAGGGGCGCGGACCGTTCCGCTGGGCCGCACTCTCGGGCGACCCCGATGACATCTACAAGACCGACCGCGCCATCGCGGAGCTGTTCCCCGAGGACACCGCACTGCACCGCTGGCTGGAGAAGGCCGCAGACAAGGTGCACTTCGAGGGTCTGCCCGCGCGGATCTGCTGGCTGGGCTACCAGGAGAGGCATCTGGCCGGGCTCAAGTTCAACGAGATGGTCGCATCCGGCGAGCTGTCCGCACCGATCGTGATCGGCCGCGACCATCTGGACTCCGGCTCGGTGGCTTCGCCGTATCGCGAGACCGAGGCCATGAAGGACGGCTCCGACGCCATCGCCGACTGGCCTCTGCTGAACGCGCTGCTGAACACCTCGTCGGGTGCGAGTTGGGTGTCGCTGCATCACGGCGGCGGTGTCGGCATCGGTCGCAGCATCCACGCCGGTCAGGTCACCGTCGCCGACGGCTCGGAGCTCGCCGCGCAGAAGCTGGAGCGCGTGCTCACCAACGATCCGGGAACCGGAGTGATGCGCCACGTGGATGCCGGCTACGAGCACGCCCGCGATATCGCCCACGAACGCGGGCTGAAGGTGCCGATGCTGTGAGCACCGAGACGAGGACGAGCCCCGGCAGGAAGATCCCATGCGCACCCTGATCACCAACATCGGCGAGCTCACGACCAACGCCCCCGACGTCCTGCACGATGCGGCCGTGCTCATCGACCACGGCCGGATCGAGTGGGTCGGCCCGGCATCCGACCCGTCTATATGGCGCAAAGGTACGGAAATGGGTGTGGAAACCGTGCACGAGTGCCACAGAGACGGGCCTGGGACGCGGGTCGTCGACGCTGCGGGTCGCGCGGTGATCCCCGGCTTCGTCGACAGCCACAGCCACCTCGTGTTCGGCGGCGATCGGGCCGCGGAATTCGAGGCGCGCATGGCCGGGCAGAAGTATGCCGCCGGCGGCATCCGCTCCACCGTCGCCGCCACCCGCACCGCCACCGACGACGAGCTGCGCGCCAACGTGCGCCGGCTCCTCGACGAGATGCTTGCCCAGGGCACCACGACCGTGGAGATCAAGAGCGGCTACGGGCTGGACGTCGACACCGAAGCCCGGCTCGTGCGGCTGGCGGCGGAGGTCACAGACGAGGTCACCTTCCTCGGCGCGCACGTGGTGCCGGCCGAGTACGAGGACCGCGCTGACGCCTACGTCGATCTGGTGATCGGCGAGATGCTCGACGCCTGCGCGCCGCACGCGAAATGGATCGACGTGTTCTGCGAGAGCGGCGCCTTCACCGAGCCGCAGTCCCGGCGTGTGCTCGAGGCGGGCATCGCGCGGGGCCTGCAGCCGCGCATGCACGCCAGCCAGCTCGGCCCCGGCGGGGGTGTTCAGCTCGCGATCGAATTGGGCGCGGCATCCGTCGACCACGGCACCTACCTGACTGACGCGGATGTGACTGCGCTCGCCGCCTCCGACACCGTGCTCACGCTGCTGCCCGGTGTGGAGTTCTCCACCCGGCAGCCGTATCCGGACGCGCGCCGGCTCGTCGACGCGGGCGTGACCGTCGCGCTCGCCTGCGATACGAACCCCGGATCGAGCTTCACCTCGTCGATGCCGTTCTGCGTCGCTGTCGCCGTGCGCGACATGGGCATGACACCCGCCGAGGCGGTGCGGGCGGCCACCCTCGGCGGTGCGCAGGCGCTGCGCCGCTCCGACATCGGCGTGATCGCGCCCGGCAAGCGCGCCGACCTGGTGCTGCTGGATGCTCCGAGCCGGGTGCACCTGGCCTACCGGCCGGGAGTGCCGCTGGTGCGGCAGGTGTGGAAGGACGGCATCGCGGTCTGCTGACCGGATGCCAGGAGAGGACGAAGATGACACTGCCGCACGACGAGCGCTGGCCGCGAGCCGGCTCCTGGCCCGCGCGCACCGCAGGGGAGAGGACGGATGCCGTGCTGCTGGGCGTTCCCACCTGGCGCACCTCGATCTCGGCCACCGGGGCCCACGCGACGCCGGCGGCGATCCGCGACGCCCTCCCGCGATACAGCACTACGCTCATGGGGCCGCCCGCCGTCGACCTGAACGAGGTGCTGCGCATCGCCGACGCCGGCGACGTCCACGAACCCGATGGCGACGAGGGCACCGAGCGCGCGGTGCAGCGGGTGCGGGAACTGGCTGAGGAGGCGCGCCTGGTGATCGCACTCGGCGGAGACAACTCGCTCACCTATCCGGTGGCCCGCGGTGCCGGCGCCGACGGGCTGATCACGATCGACGCGCACTTCGACCTGCGCGACGGCGTCTCCAACGGCTCGCCCGTGCGGCGCCTCGTGCAGGACGCCCCGGACGGTGAGCGCATCGACCCGCAGCGCATCGTGCAGATCGGCATCGCCGACTTCGCCAACTCCGCCGCCTACGCCCGGCGCGCCGCCGACTGGGGCGTTCGGGTGATCACCCTCGACGAGGTGCGTCGGCGCGGCATCGCCGAGGTTGCAGCCGAAGCACTGCGGGTTGCCGGCGTCGGCTCCCGCATCCATCTCGATATCGACGTCGACGCTGCCGATCGCGCCGCCGTGCCGGGGTGTCCGGCCAGCGTGCCGGGCGGCTTCGCCGCGTGGGAGCTGCGCGCCCTCGTGCGTGCGCTCGCCGCCGACGCGCGGATCGTCAGCGCGGACATCGCCGAGGTCGATGCGACGGCGGATGCCGAGGACGGCCGAACCGTGCGCCTGGCCGCGCTATGCGTACTGGAGCTGCTGGCGGGGCTTTCCGCGCGCTGACCTCGCGAGACTTCTGCTCCAGCATGAGACGGCTCGTCATGAGGGAAGTCTCGTGCGGGGGAGGAAGTCTCGTGCGGGGGAGGAAGTCTCGTGCGGGGGAGGAAGTCTCGGCGGATGGGCGGGGGCGCCGTAAGCGCGGGTAGCGTGGAGACATGGCACGGATTCTGATCGTCGGCGGCCACGGCAAGGTCGCACTGCTGCTCGCCCCGCTTCTCGCCGCCCGCGGCGACGAGGTCACCTCTGTCATCCGCAATCCCGCCCACGCCGATGAGGTGCGCGGCACCGGCGCGGAGCCCGTGATGTTCGACATCGAGCGCGAGAGCCGCGAGAGCTTCGCCGCGCTCATCGCCGGGCACGACGGCGTGGTCTGGTCGGCCGGTGCCGGCGGCGGCTCTCCGGAACGCACGCGCGCGGTCGACTTCGAGGCCGCCGTGCGCTCCATGGACGCTGCGAAGGATGCCGGCGTGCGCCGCTACGTGATGGTCTCGTACTTCGATTCCTCGCCGCAGCACGGCATCCCCGCATCGGATCCGTTCCATGCCTATGCCGAGGCGAAGGCCGCTGCCGACGAGTATCTGCGTGCCACCTCCCTGGACTGGACGGTTCTCGGACCCAGCCGCCTCACGCTCGGTGAGGGCACCGGACGCATCGACGTCACGGCTTCGAACTCGGGTGAGGTGTCCCGCGCGAACGTGGCGATGGTCGCCGCTCAGGCTCTTGCGGAACCCGCGACCGTCGGGCAGACGATCCGCTTCAACGACGGGGATCAGCCGATCGCTGAAGCATTGGCAGGCTGAGCGCGCCGGATGCGCACCACCGCCTCATAGGGGGTCAGGCGGCCCCAGCGGTGCTCCGGACTGCTGAGCACCGTCTGCCAGCCGGCATCCTCCCCGGCCAGGCGCTGCGTCCGGTCGGTGAGGTTGATCGACACCTCGACGGTGACATCGGCGGCGGCGCGCCGGTACGTCCACACTCCGCGGCGGCGCGGTCCGAACTCGATCGGCGCAGTGACCCACTCCGGGTGCGCGCGGCGCAGCGCGATCAGGGCGCGGTAGGCGCTGAGCACGGATGCCGGGTCGGCCGCCTGCGCTGCGGCATGCCACACCTCCTGCTGCGCGTCTCCCTCCAGCCAGGGCTGCGCGGTCGTGAAGCCGCCGCCGGCATCCCACGGGATCGGCACGCGGGCGTGGTCCCGGCTTCCGGCCAGCACATTGGCCAGCGCTGCGGCATCCGACTGTCCCGCCTCGCGCAGCAGGGCATACCTGTTCAGGCTCTCCACATCGCGCAGCTGATCGATCGACGCGAAGGCATGGTTCACCAGGCCGAGCTCCTGCCCCTGGTACAGGAACGGCGTGCCGCGCAGCGTCAGGGTCAGCACCGCCAGCAGCCGGCCCAGGGCGATGCGGTGCTCGGGGCGCGGGTCGATCTTGGAGATCATCCGCGGATTGTCGTGGTTCTCGAAGAACACCGCCGGCCAGCACGTGCTGCCGTAGCCGCGCTCGTACCGCTCGACGTGATCGCGCAGGTAGGCCAGGTCGTACCGGTAGTCGTCGAAGCGCACCCGGCCCGGCATGTCCAGGTGATCGAAGGTGAACACAAGATCGAGCTCGCCTCGGGAGGCCCCGGTCAGCAGCCGGCCCAGCTGCATGCCCACACCCGGTGTCTCGCCGATCGACACCGCGCCGTACGGGTCGAACGCCTCCGCACGCAGCTGACGCAGATGCTCGTGCAGGCGGGGCCCGGCGAAGTAGTGCTCGACCCCGGTGAACTCCATCAGCGCGCCGATCGTCGCGTCGCCGTCGGGCAGCGCGGGCGGCTTGGAGATGTAGTTGATCACATCCAGACGGAACCCGTCCACGCCGCGCTCCAGCCACCAGCGCACCATGTCCACGATCTCGGCGCGCAGCGGGGCGTGCTCCCAGTTCAGATCCAGCTGCCTGGACGAGAACAGATGCATCGCCCAGAGCTGCTCCTGCGGAAACCAGCGCCAGGCCGGCCCGGAGAAGAACGAGGTCCAGTTGTTCGGCGGCGCATCCGGCGTCCCCTCGCGCAGCAGATAGTAGTCGCGGTACGGGGAGTCGGGGTCCGCGAGCGCGGCGCGGAACCAGGCGTGCTCGTCGGAGGTGTGGTTCACGACCAGATCCATGATCAGGCGCATCCCGCGCCGGTGCAGCTCGGCGATGAGCTGGTCGAGGTCGTCGAGAGTGCCGTACTCCGTTGCGATCGCCCGGTAGTCGCGGATGTCGTAGCCGTTGTCGTCCTGTGGGGAGTCGTACACCGGGCTCAGCCACACCGCGTCCACGCCCAGCTCCTGCAGGTGATCGAGGCGGGAGAGGATGCCGGGGATGTCGCCGACGCCATCGCCATCGCTGTCCTGGAAGGAGCGCGGATACACC
Above is a window of Microbacterium suwonense DNA encoding:
- the hutU gene encoding urocanate hydratase, producing the protein MPEPTLPEPTLHDPTRRIRAPRGNQRTAKSWGAEAAKRMLMNNLDAEVAEHPEDLVVYGGTGRAARSWEAYDAIVRTLDELEPDETLLVQSGKPVGVFRTHEWAPRVLIANSNLVGDWATWPEFRRLESLGLTMYGQMTAGSWIYIGTQGILQGTYETFAAVARSLGRESLKGTLSLTAGAGGMGGAQPLAVTLNEGAVLIVDVDESRLARRMEHGYLDEYTTDLDSAVARAVAAKDAGQPLSVGLVGNAAEIFPELFRRQQAGELVVDIVTDQTSAHDPLAYLPLGIDVADWKAEAERDPAEFTRRARESMAAHVNAMVAFQDAGAAVFDYGNSLRAEAKLGGADRAFEFPGFVPAYIRPQFEEGRGPFRWAALSGDPDDIYKTDRAIAELFPEDTALHRWLEKAADKVHFEGLPARICWLGYQERHLAGLKFNEMVASGELSAPIVIGRDHLDSGSVASPYRETEAMKDGSDAIADWPLLNALLNTSSGASWVSLHHGGGVGIGRSIHAGQVTVADGSELAAQKLERVLTNDPGTGVMRHVDAGYEHARDIAHERGLKVPML
- the hutI gene encoding imidazolonepropionase gives rise to the protein MRTLITNIGELTTNAPDVLHDAAVLIDHGRIEWVGPASDPSIWRKGTEMGVETVHECHRDGPGTRVVDAAGRAVIPGFVDSHSHLVFGGDRAAEFEARMAGQKYAAGGIRSTVAATRTATDDELRANVRRLLDEMLAQGTTTVEIKSGYGLDVDTEARLVRLAAEVTDEVTFLGAHVVPAEYEDRADAYVDLVIGEMLDACAPHAKWIDVFCESGAFTEPQSRRVLEAGIARGLQPRMHASQLGPGGGVQLAIELGAASVDHGTYLTDADVTALAASDTVLTLLPGVEFSTRQPYPDARRLVDAGVTVALACDTNPGSSFTSSMPFCVAVAVRDMGMTPAEAVRAATLGGAQALRRSDIGVIAPGKRADLVLLDAPSRVHLAYRPGVPLVRQVWKDGIAVC
- a CDS encoding agmatinase family protein, translating into MTLPHDERWPRAGSWPARTAGERTDAVLLGVPTWRTSISATGAHATPAAIRDALPRYSTTLMGPPAVDLNEVLRIADAGDVHEPDGDEGTERAVQRVRELAEEARLVIALGGDNSLTYPVARGAGADGLITIDAHFDLRDGVSNGSPVRRLVQDAPDGERIDPQRIVQIGIADFANSAAYARRAADWGVRVITLDEVRRRGIAEVAAEALRVAGVGSRIHLDIDVDAADRAAVPGCPASVPGGFAAWELRALVRALAADARIVSADIAEVDATADAEDGRTVRLAALCVLELLAGLSAR
- a CDS encoding SDR family oxidoreductase, translated to MARILIVGGHGKVALLLAPLLAARGDEVTSVIRNPAHADEVRGTGAEPVMFDIERESRESFAALIAGHDGVVWSAGAGGGSPERTRAVDFEAAVRSMDAAKDAGVRRYVMVSYFDSSPQHGIPASDPFHAYAEAKAAADEYLRATSLDWTVLGPSRLTLGEGTGRIDVTASNSGEVSRANVAMVAAQALAEPATVGQTIRFNDGDQPIAEALAG
- a CDS encoding alpha-glucosidase codes for the protein MTASGGEAALLTLDSRIRDVWAHPLGNDAVRKILLQLGRSTRWIDNPLVGALRLRTVAKLAGGRVDAGFFDALLQVLNTNRDIPSDAETPADAWWRSAVFYQVYPRSFQDSDGDGVGDIPGILSRLDHLQELGVDAVWLSPVYDSPQDDNGYDIRDYRAIATEYGTLDDLDQLIAELHRRGMRLIMDLVVNHTSDEHAWFRAALADPDSPYRDYYLLREGTPDAPPNNWTSFFSGPAWRWFPQEQLWAMHLFSSRQLDLNWEHAPLRAEIVDMVRWWLERGVDGFRLDVINYISKPPALPDGDATIGALMEFTGVEHYFAGPRLHEHLRQLRAEAFDPYGAVSIGETPGVGMQLGRLLTGASRGELDLVFTFDHLDMPGRVRFDDYRYDLAYLRDHVERYERGYGSTCWPAVFFENHDNPRMISKIDPRPEHRIALGRLLAVLTLTLRGTPFLYQGQELGLVNHAFASIDQLRDVESLNRYALLREAGQSDAAALANVLAGSRDHARVPIPWDAGGGFTTAQPWLEGDAQQEVWHAAAQAADPASVLSAYRALIALRRAHPEWVTAPIEFGPRRRGVWTYRRAAADVTVEVSINLTDRTQRLAGEDAGWQTVLSSPEHRWGRLTPYEAVVRIRRAQPANASAIG